Part of the Sorghum bicolor cultivar BTx623 chromosome 1, Sorghum_bicolor_NCBIv3, whole genome shotgun sequence genome, tttattttcaccactcacaccttttacttttaaaatcattatatttgataaaataccacgatgagtatccaggatgagtaacaagtcctaagcatactaaataataatatttctgtcatagcatattatttgttcctaggttcgaacaagataattaccgggtaatatcaattcaaggatggctattcaacaggttttaactaagcagcgaaaatacttcgtacatatatcgtacatgcaatatttaaaacggcttctacgggttgtgtttaaaaataggatcaatatgcatcaaaggggatcggttggacttgcctccgtcggcgtcctcggcaaactcctgctgacagtccgggtcctcggcgtcaaactcgcggtactcgtctccaacgttctcgttttccggctcgttcactccgtcaactaaaatacgcgacgaacgacacagacaacaggcacagataaataatcatataaattcaaatgagctccaaaaatcatgaaattaatatgggaggtagatcatgattttagatgaatttaggaaaaagaattattaaaatcagagttagcatgtggcatttgtgaaatggccggaatttaattatgcgaaaaaggctaacgatgattaaggaatggatgcttcacgtgggcatttgtttggctagtagtgcatgttgcatgcatgcatgtactatttggagttaatgcttggcccacacatgcatggttagagagaaattagcaggggtcattagaactcttctgtatgtcatggttctattcgtggagttcttggcagtgaaccggtacagacaaatacatagaaaaatacaggaaaatactacagaaagacatagaagagcaaggagatgctcatgagctgctcacctcgtcttgcgacaacagtcgagctcggcttgtgcgtatggccgtatacggtatacgcgaagtgagagcgagtgagcaagtgagtgaacgtgtttctcgggtggtgagagtaagcacccgaggctggctttttataggccagaggagtgaggttatgcctctggtgctcagcttcgtgccattagaattgctactgtagtgcatggctacacaggacgacaggacggtggacggtgcctaattttcatgcaaatggcaatgtctcatttgcatgcacggtgcgtgcaaatggacggtgcctaatcaccatgtcctttgcatgcaggtgcatgcaaatggacggtggcatgcttgtcctgcatgcatgcattcatgAGATATATTCATATGTGTGGGTGCACTGCTATGCTTTCTTGCATGTAAActtgctggtactcgctgttatttgtgcgcgaaaataTAAATGGTGCCTAGTTGTACATTGCGacttgctatctttttgtacagcaaaagaggcgcgggaaaaggcaagaggtggggcccgcatgctgcggtgcgcgcgcgagcgagtgcgctcggcgagggggccgggcgtgagtgcgctgcggcgctgatggtggtggggtcggcgcacgcgccgttgccgggtatcgggcagagcgagcgagcaagagggataagtagcggacatatgatgctcatgccatgcggtgcaggttatatttaaagatggataattagaatggatggaaaaagaattagatggagatactatagagctcaaatgatttatagtttttgaaatatattttgaaaataattttttaatgcgagtgatttttgaatgtgaatttttgggatgttacagcctagttcctccatgattggacaatgtttgtcaaataaaaacgaaagtgctacagtagccaaaaacccaaatttttgccaactaaacaaggcaaatTTGTCGCGAACATTCACCCGACGCGCGGGGAGGAGAAAAGCTCGGCAAAAAAATTGTGTGGGTCCATAATTTTCTTTTTTCCCaagtgattaatgccaaaccattggagattgtctcttttcacctttgccatattttttggagacttggcaaactccctTATTTGCCAAACCAATTATGTAAAACGGTTAAGGATGCTCTTATAGGACGTCGTTTTGGTTACATCTATCCATAATTAATTTTAGGCAAATATGGCAAACCACATAAATGGCTACAAAATTGAAAGTCACACTTTGATGTGTCTAAGGGatttttagttcaaaaaataaTCTTATCTAACTTTAGAATCTAATAATACAGTTTGTCAACTTAATCAAACTTGACTAAggtggtgtttagttccccatagaATACAAAATGCAAAATTTTAACTAGTTTGGAgtgatgaaatgcaaaatgctaaaattttcaggtttatgtttagttccatccaaaatgcagaataACCACCTTCATGCTTTTTGGGGGGTTTTTTagcctcttgaggccaaaatccaaaatgaaaAATAACCACTTTTTTACTAACAATTTTGCATTGTGTTTAGTTTTATTATGCAAAACGATGGACCAAAACCCTAAAATTTGtaagaaaaaaggaaaactaAACACCCCTAGAATAAAATGTGGTTAACAACCAAATATACGCCATACATGCCGATCTGATGTGTCATGGTTTTGTCGGTTTCTACCATCAAACCGGCCCTAGAGTACGGTATATGCATCTACAGATTGTGTATAAGTACTGTACTCGCTAATAAACAGACCAGTATACACCACTGAAACTTGTGGTGCAAGCAGTACAAACCGTACAGTTTACTAATACTGGAAGTAAACACACGCCATCGAttcatttaatttaatttatcttTGTTGTCACCACGATCTGACATATTCATCGATCAAGCCCAATCAGATAGGCAGAGTTTGCAGAGTCAGGTTCGATTCATGTGGTCGTAATCAAGACCTGTGGTTAGGATTGCTTACACACCCACGGTGCACCGTACCGTACTACCTTTGAATTGAATCTTCTCTCCAAACTAGAATACgatgaaaaataaatcaaggCGTAGACTTTTTCTGTTGTACTGTTAGTCAATATCGTGTTGGTTTACAGCTGTGCTTGCAGTTGTTGATAGATCACAACTCTGTACGTACAATGACAGCGGAGAACGAGGTATATATTTAGAGCAAGATTAATAATAGAGTTAAATGTTTGATTATAAGCTAAATAATTAGAGTCAAGTTATGTAATAAGTTATTTCGTACTTGTGTCTAGGACaccttttcttttctatttcttCTCACAATACTTATTATTTAGACTCACTACTATGTACGCACATCTATGTCGTGCTTGGCTATATTATACGCTCTCACGCGGTGGAGAAGACAACCAAGCACGTCGGGCTTCCCGGACGTCGGCGGCAATGCCAGGTCCTCGCATCGCAGCCCCAATATATATGCCTGCCCCCATCACCACGTAAAATACGAGCCTGACCTTGATTTGGATTAGATCGTTCTGTTGCAACGTGCCAACAGTTTACGTTGTAGGACTTTCGCCGCCACTGATTGTTGCTATATATCCTTGAAATGCAATGTAAATACCAGCGTATGCGTACGTTTCTTTTTTCCCATATTCCATATGTAGTTTCTCACCAAAGCAATCAGTACACACACAACAAAAACATTGAAAACCTGAAGCTAAATCACATGGATAAATGCCTTATCTTAAAGGCGCTGTAGAAACACTTGGAATAGAAGACATGGGTCAGGTCCAAGACGAGATGAGGTAAAAAAATTTCCTCGCGTTTAAGGGTGTCTCTAACAAAAGGCAAAATCGCTAGCTGACTCGGCTTTGATTTGACATATAGCTGAGAGCGGAAAACAATCTCGCTAGCGAATCCTTCGTCGGTGCTCtcaggcttgtttagttcaaaaaaaaattcaaaactttttaagatttttcgtcacatcaaattttatggTATACGtataaaacactaaatatagataaaaataaaaattaattatataatttacatataaatcatgagatgaatcttttgagtctacttAGTCcgtgattagataataattatcaaataaaaataaaaatattacagtacctaaaaccaaaaattttttggCCCTCACTCAAGAAACGAGGTGGGAGAGAGAGTCTGGTCTGTGCCTGTATTGGCTGGTTTCGTCGATGCTCTATGCATTTCTTCATCTTTGTCAGTTGAAGGGATGTATGGTTTATGGTACATGAGGAAGAGAGTCGGGCTCAACCACAAAtgtgtggccttgtttagttttgataaagattttataaatttttttagattttccgttacatcaaatcttacgacacatgcataaagtattaatataaataaaaataactaattttatagtttacctataagtttgaccaaaattttagagaaaattaaaaagatttatgacatcaaataagtattactataaaaatataattaatgatacttagtttacatcataaatgttatttaccttatcgtataaatttgatcaaacttgaaatagtttgactctccaaaattcttggaatgagtTATAATTTAGGGTGAAGGGAGTACTTTTTTTTAAACTTCAATACAACTATATATTGGGGGTGGATCAAAGTAGAGCTACACAAGCCCTCAACGACAGGAAGAAAACAGAGCTCATGTTCAGTTTACACGGTCGGGACGAGGAACACTGCCAGCTGCTTTTGCTTGAGAGAAGAGCGACAAGATTTGCCTCCATTCCCACAATCTTCTGTTAAGATCCGGAGAGCAATGCAAGTACACCAACTGATGTGTGCATCTGCCATCCTTGGCGATTGGCGTGCGATTATTCAGTGCATGCAGTAGCTTTGGCAACCCGTCCATTCTGCAGCAGGAAACGCTGTCTGACAGTCTGAGCAGATCCGATCCTCGATCGGACGGCGCGACGCAACCGTCCATGGAATGGAAGCTTCTGGCGTGAGAGCTAGTATCTCGAGCGGAATCATAGGCACCAGCAAGGCATCAAGTGAGTTGTCGTGCTGTTGCTGATGCTCTCATCAGTTCAGTTCAGTTCAGTTGAGGATATTCGTCTGTTCGTCATGCAGTGAGCTCCGATATGATCCAGAATAATGGCAGCTGAGCTGAGaggctcatcatcatcatcagctgGATTGATAAGAAAATTGCTGCGGCGACCTCGGATCGGCGGCAGTCGTTGACATTTGCGAAATGATTGAGACCTGAGAGTGTATGACGCGTGCAACGGCCGTCGTTGTCTAGCTGAAGCTGAACTCCCTTTTTTTCAGGTAGGTAATGAGGTAATCCGATGAACTTGAACTCCTGACAGCTAGCGTCCATATAAATGAAAAAATAGATACCCGCCCATTCACACGAAGAATATATATTCAGCGAGACTTTAATATTAGGTTATCATCCCTTGACATAACCATTGGAGTATGTATCTTTGAATAATCTGAAAGAGTGTTTGCTGCTCTGTCAAGCAGTTGAATCGGCTGAGGTTATCGAGTTCGTCTTCAAGCTTGTAGCTCTGGACAATCCAAAACGTAACGCAACCGTCATATCATTTGTTGTTCGCTGCATGTAGTTTTTGTTTTAATCTCGTGCTCTTCTGACTTTTGGGCGTTCACAGCTGACAAAAATCTGGCCTTAAAACATATATACAGACTCATGTATCTTGGATGCACATACTAAGCAGGGACCATGCGTACTAGAAGAATGCTCCGTGCTTTGTGATTATTCTGCTCAAAATACATGGGCTCTAAAAAAAGCAAAGTTTCTTGGACAGTGCAGTGTTGTGTACTCTTAATGTTTGTTGTGTTGTTATTACTCCAGCAACAAGGCAACAAATTTCCTCGAAAAAAAAAGGCAACAAAGATAAAATCCgttaggtttttttttttgagaatctcAAACTTTATTAACTAGTCTGAGAATAAGAAGTACACACGTCCTTCGGCGCACTGATAAGCCAAACATATCTATCAATTGTCTCATACAGGGAGCCTCTTGCTAGAGCATCCCCATTAGCATCCGACCTTCATGAACAAACTCAACTGAAAGTGAAACTATCTCCTCGTGCCTTGATATCTTGAATTACATGGCCATAAGATCCAAAGCCTTTGCCTCGGATATTTCTAACAACAGTGATATTATCATAAGCCACCCTAATTTTTTGTAGCAACAAATCTGATGCGAGCGCAAGGCTCTCTCTACACGCTACTGCCTCCATGATTTCAGGATTAGAAATACCTTCAGTTACTACAACTGAAGCTCCAACAAACATGCCTGAGGAGTCTCTTGCCACTACCGAAGCTGATGCCTTGCTCGAATTCTTCGATATGGCAGCATCGACATTTATTTTCATGATGCCCGCTGGCGGAGGGATCCATGGTGCCTCTTGTACATTCTGGTGTTGATGACTTGCCCCTAGAGGAGCTGACTGTTTCACAAGTTCCAGATCCGACATGAAACTCTTAACAAAACAGTGCGTGGATAGAGAAATTCTCATAAACAACTTGTCTCTTCGCGTACCAATAGCCCACAAAGTAACTAGTACCCGTGTAAGATCTTCATGCTTCAAGATAGTTATTATAGTATGTAACCAACCTCGAGCATCCTGAACTGGTATGGTGCATAAATGTTCAGTGATATCCTCCCTTTCCAAAGCCTATACACACTTTGCCATATGACAGTTTATCAAAGAATGTTTCCATGAGTCCAAAGCCCTGCAAATGGCATAAGTGCTTTGTGCCTTCAAATTCCTATGATGCAAGACATCCCCACAAGGAAGAGATTGTCTAGCTAATCTCCACAGGAACACCTTAATCTTCGACGGCACCTGGACATGCCACAACACAGTCCATTCCTTCTCGTCTGCCTTAGTGCTTGATCTTCCCGCCACACTATCAGAGCAGGCCGTTATATTATTTTTCCTGAGTACTAGCATCCTATAAGCTGAACGGACTGTGAATATGCCATTTTTTTATCAAATCCGTTAGTAAAAAGAAAAGCATAAATTTCGTACCCGCTAGGCCCATGCGATAAATTATTGAACGATGTGATGTGCTGAGCGCTAAATTCCCGGCCCCGTTTCCCGCAGGGTGGGCACACTGGGCCGTTTAAGGAAGATAGCCTAGCCTCCTGAAAGGGTTTGGGCCGCTTGTGGGCTGTGCCACTGGCCAGTCTGAGATCATTTCCAACGCTCCCATCCAAAAAAACACCGGACTTcccttaaaaagaaaaaaaatccaaagaacaccggatctctctctctctctctctctctctctctctatatatatatatatatatatatatatatatatatatatatatatatatatcttagtTTTCTGAATTTTGAAATGATTTCAGACAATATTCTTGTACTACCAACTAGTCCAAGTGAATTTTTACTTTGGTAATTTGTTACTTATCTTTGTGTCATAACATATTAAATTTTTATCCTTACTTATAGAAAATAATTATAAATTGTTAATTATCTTTGTGCCAAAACAAATAAGATATCTCGAGTTTGTGGTTTTGTCTAATAGTTTTTTTAATTCTTGGAAAATTGCAGATTGCACCTACACACATTGCAATGAATGAAATCGGCattcagcaaaaaaaaaaaactaatataaCCATCGCCCGTCGTCTGaaatgaaaataaaattaaGGCACCTAAATTTTAGCAAATTTCCTTTTTTCCCCTAAAATAAAATTCAGGCACCTGAATTTTAGCAAAATTTTCTCCCCCCCTAATATAAAAGGAAATAAGAAAGGACCTTTTTTGAGGGAAAAATAACATGAATACGTTCCCTCTCTTTTTGTGCTTGTCTTCGGCCGTGCCTCGTGCTTTTTCCCCTTTCTTGCATAGTCCCTTCGTCCCCAAATACTACTATTTCTAGCATATTTCAGACAGATTAGTGTGGCAAACAAAAGACCATTCTATCCTCAATTAATTTAGGTTCCACCATTTAATTATGCACGTTAAGCCATggttctctggttccaacgagCTGTATTTAATGCAAACTAAACAGACTAGATCAATTACCATGCGTCAAAGTACTACTCCCTAGAAGAAATTAAATAGGTTGGTGGACTATGAAAGTTCCAAGGAGAAATTAAATGAGCTGGTGGAGTGAGTATGTTAGTAGAAATAACAGTATTTGTGGATAAAATATTCttctagaaatagcagtatttagggACGTAGAGAGTACATATACACGGGAGTCGAATTTGTTGATGCCTATAACATTATCTTTAACcatcatcacccaaaatacaagactaaTTTGTTTTTTTGGGTAGCGCTATAGATAAAAGGTTTCATACCTACTTTTAGTCTTCTCCGTCAACAagatcttaaaaaaaaaaacactttcTATAAATGGGTCTCAGGGAGAGATGATATCTTAAATTTGAGTTATGCCTCTCATAATACATAAATGGTTATTTTGTATGAATACTTTTTTAGagactataggtattgtgttggagatatattttattttatatccGGTTAGAGACAGCCTAATGTAAGCGGTCTCGGCACGGACTCTTTAGGTACAAACAAGTACATTCAGATGACGAGGGAAGCATGTTTGTGCACGATTCTTTGTCATAAAAAAAcatgttatatttttattttagaaaACACGTGATAATTAATGAATGTATTTAAGAGTGACTATTATTTCAGCCGCAGTACCTTCGAAAAATGAGAGAGAAAAGGCGAACCTTTGTGATATGTAGATTTCATTTTGGGAGACGAAGTGattcggccttgtttacttccaaatttttttgcaaaatataaataatagatttttgtttgtatttgacaaatattgtccaattatggactaactaggctcaaaagattcgtctcgtcaattccgaccaaactgtgcaattagtttttatttttatctatatttaatacttcatgcatacgtctaaagatttgatgtgacagaaaatctgaaaaaatttgcaaaatttttaggtactaaacaaggccgtactaTGTTTGCCGCTTCTAATTAATCCAGCTATCTCTTTGGATGACAAGCGATGCGTCCATCACCGGCGAGTTGATCACTCTGACTTTATTTAACCTAAAGATTTATTACTACTAGCCTAGTTAGAATTGGCGTGCTCGGCGTGTGCAAGTATATTCAAACTACGTATATTAGTCTGAAAACATGTGTCTTTGAATTGTGCAAGTACGTTTTCTGCCAACTAATATATACAATGCTTTTATAAGTTTTATTTAAGAATACATTAATTAACTAGTACTAGAGAGGCTAACGAAGTCTTTCATATCCCTCACTTAAACCAGTCAGGACAACTTCTTAATTTGTGAGATTAACGGTGGGCCCAGTTCCTGATTGGCTAACCTCTTGCTCGCATACTGGCCAGAAAATTTATCATATTTTCAGataaaggtcttgtttagttcctaaaaattttcaagatttttcatcatatcgaatctttggatgcatacagctctgttcgtttggctgataagccatggttGAAAGTACTGTTCGTTTATTTGTCGTAAGAAAAAAAACACTACTAAATGATTGATAGATTTAGCAGataatataaacaaaagtgatACAATAGttgaatctaaaatttttcgggaactaaacaaggtcaaaTTTGAACGTTGAAAATCCTTGTACTTGTGGACTGATGGAGTAGTTTTGTAAAGTTGAACACCTGTAGAGCAGCTGCAACATGTGAATGTTAAACTTCGTGGGTGTATAGTTTTCCGATCAACAGCCATCCTAATGCACGCTGGCCCATTAATCCTAATTCCTTTCCATCATGGATCTGCGATTATGCTCATAAGTAAACTAATATCTGGTGTCGTATGAACCCAACTGCTGCTGCCTATTTTACACAGGGATAGTCAAAGTCAACCAATAAGGAGAAAGCAATAGGAGTACCGAATGGTACACAacgcaaggccttgtttagttcctcacaatttttataaaattttttagattctccattacatcaaatcttgcgacacatgtatgaaagattaaatatagattaaaaaaattaattgtacattttaattgtaatttatgagacaaatcttttaaacctaattagttcatgattcaataatatttatcaaatacaaacgaaaatattacTATGCTtattttgcaaaaccttgtttagttccaaaattttttgcaaaacaggtactgtagcactttcgtttgtttgtgacaaatattatccaaacatggactaactaggctcaaaagattcatctcatcaattccgaccaaactatataattagtttttatttttgtctatatttaatactccatgcatgcgtctaaagattcgatgtgatggggaatctgaaaaattttgcaaaattttttgggaagtaaacaaggccttaatgcagagggaaaaaagaaagaaagcaaAAGAAGGCATCAATGAGGAGGGTGAGCGTGTCTATCTATTCTAAGCCGCCCATGTTGACCTTGACTCACCCACAACCAGCCGAGCCCAGAACCGGGTCAAGGCCCACCAGCAAGGCACTatcccatcatcatcatcagggcCGTCGATTACCTGCCTTGGACGGCGGCGATTGCTCCATTGATGATATACGCCTACAGCAGTGCCATCGCCGTGCTGCTTCCGTAAAGCGCCGCATTTACAAGACCTGGTCCTGAGCGTACAGAGCATATCAAATGCATCATCATCGTCTGGAGCTGATGCACCTGAAGAGAGAGATGAGATCCCTGAGGATTTCGTCAGATGCGAAGTGGAAAGTTGTTCGTCTCCTGTGGTCGAAATCGAAACTCGTCAGCAGCTGGAAGGAAGCTGCAGCAGTCAAGTCAACCATGACATGAGCCATCCCGGtaaaaactaaggccttgtttacttttcagaaaaatttgcaaaatttttcacattccctgtcacatcgaatctttagacgtatgcattgagtattaaatatagacgaaaataaaaactaattgcacagtttggtcgaaattgacgagacgaatcttttcagtctagttagtccatgattggacaatatttgtcaaatacaaacgaaagtgctacagtgtccatttcccaaaatttttcggaactaaacaaggcctaaaaagaaGCATGGCTTAATGGACTGTCAACGCTGTCGACAACGAACGGGAGGTTTGATCTCACATTTTGACCCGACAATTATGCCGTTCCTCTGTTGTGTTGTTTCTACGGGAGTCCTAGTAATTTCAGTTGTGGTTTTCTTCGAGTGTGCGTCACTGTCAGTCAGTCACTAGCGCTCTACTACACGCTTGGACATTTTCCAAGCTCCATCTATGGACTATTGGTAGCCTCACTTCTACCAGTATACAATTTTCTTCTCTGTCTCGCCCGGTCCCGGTCTCCTCCCCTGCCTGTTCTACCACTACCAGTCCTCCCACATCCTTCCTCCCCCTCTTGCCAAGACCAAGATTCACGCGAAATAAACCTTACAATtgcagaggagaagagaagacgcCATGGCACATGCGAGAAGGTGGAGCTGCGGTTGGCTGCCTTGATGACTAGCTAGCTGCCTCTCCGTCTGCCATCGGCCATCTCCATCGGAGAAACACAAAGGATTAAACGAATCAGAGGAGCCAGACGCCCCCCCGAATCGCCGGAAAAGATCAAGATGCGGCCTTTGCGGCGAAGCTCCGGGGATCTTGCGGCCTTCGGCTGctgcctcttcctcctcctcccgctGCTGTCCCGCGGCGCCGACATGCCGGTGGGTTCGACCCTGTCGCCGGGCAACTCGGCGACGTGGACGTCGCCCAACAGCACCTTCTCGCTCGGCTTCACGGCGTCCGCGTCCTCCCCGTCGCTCTTCGTCGCCGCCATCTCCTACGCCGGCGGAGTGCCCGTCTGGTCCGCGGGCGATGGCGCCGCCGTTGACTCGAGGGGCTCGCTCCGCCTCTCGTCCAACGGCGACCTCCAGCTCGTCAACGGCTCCGGTACCGTGCTCTGGTCGACCAACACGGGGGGTCAGAACGTGTCCGCCGCGGCCGTCCAGGAGAGCGGCAACCTCGTGCTCAAGGACTCCCGCGGCGCCACGCTGTGGCAGTCGTTCGACCACCCCACCGACACGGTGGTGATGTCGCAGAACTTCACCTCCGGGATGAACCTCACCTCGGGCTCCTACGTCTTCTCCGTCGACAAGGCCACGGGCAACCTCACGCTCCGGTGGACCAGCGCCGCCACCACCGTCACCTACTTCAACAAGGGGTACAACACCTCCTTCACGGGGAACAAGACGCTGACCTCGCCCACGCTCACGATGCAGACCAACGGCATCGTCTCCCTCACCGACGGCACCCTCACCTCCCCCGTCGTCGTCGCCTACAGCAGCAACTACGGCGAGAGCGGCGACATGATGCGGTTCGTCCGCCTCGACGCGGACGGCAACTTCCGCGCCTACAGCGCCGCCCGGGGCAGCAACACCGCCACGGAGCAGTGGTCGGCGGTGGCGGACCAGTGCCAGGTGTTCGGCTACTGCGGCAACATGGGCGTGTGCAGCTACAACGGCACGGCGCCGGTGTGCGGGTGCCCGTCGCAGAACTTCCAGCTCACCGACGCTTCCAAGCCGCGCGGCGGGTGCACGCGCAAGGCCGACCTCGCCAGCTGCCCCGGCAACTCCACCATGCTCCAGCTCGACAACACGCAGTTCCTCACCTACCCGCCGGAGATCACCACGGAGCAGTTCTTCGTCGGAATCACCGCCTGCCGCCTCAACTGCCTCTCGGGAAGCTCCTGCGTCGCGTCCACCGCGCTCTCCGACGGCTCGGGCCTCTGCTTCCTCAAGGTCTCCAACTTCGTGAGCGGCTACCAGTCGGCCGCGCTGCCCAGCACGTCTTTCGTCAAGGTCTGCTACCCGCCGCAGCCCAACCCGGTCCCGGGCAGCACCACAGGCGCGCCGTCGCGGGGCGGCCCCGGCGTCCGCGCCTGGGTCGTCGCGGTCGTGGTCCTGGCCGTGGTCTCCGGTCTGGTGCTCTGCGAGTGGGCGCTCTGGTGGTTCTTCTGCCGGCACAGCCCCAAGTTCGGTCCGGCGTCGGCGCAGTACGCGCTGCTGGAGTACGCGTCGGGCGCGCCGGTGCAGTTCTCGTACCGCGAGATGCAGCGGTCCACCAAGGGGTTCAAGGAGAAGCTGGGCGCCGGCGGGTTCGGCGCCGTGTACCGCGGCGTGCTGGCGAACCGGACGGTGGTGGCGGTGAAGCAGCTGGAGGGGATCGAGCAGGGGGAGAAGCAGTTCCGGATGGAGGTGGCCACCATCAGCAGCACGCACCACCTCAACCTGGTCCGCCTCATCGGCTTCTGCTCCGAGGGCCGGCACCGGCTGCTGGTGTACGAGTTCATGAAGAACGGGTCGCTGGACGCGTTCCTCTTCGGCGGCGACCGcgacgcgccgccgccgggcggGAAGATGCCGTGGCCGACGCGGTTCGCGGTGGCCGTCGGCACGGCACGGGGCATCACGTACCTGCACGAGGAGTGCCGCGACTGCATCGTGCACTGCGACATCAAGCCCGAGAACATCCTCCTGGACGAGCACTTCAACGCCAAGGTGTCCGACTTCGGGCTGGCCAAGCTGGTGAACCCCAAGGACCaccgccaccggacgctcaccagCGTGCGCGGCACCAGGGGTTACCTGGCGCCGGAGTGGCTCGCCAACCTGCCG contains:
- the LOC8080181 gene encoding G-type lectin S-receptor-like serine/threonine-protein kinase At1g34300, with product MRPLRRSSGDLAAFGCCLFLLLPLLSRGADMPVGSTLSPGNSATWTSPNSTFSLGFTASASSPSLFVAAISYAGGVPVWSAGDGAAVDSRGSLRLSSNGDLQLVNGSGTVLWSTNTGGQNVSAAAVQESGNLVLKDSRGATLWQSFDHPTDTVVMSQNFTSGMNLTSGSYVFSVDKATGNLTLRWTSAATTVTYFNKGYNTSFTGNKTLTSPTLTMQTNGIVSLTDGTLTSPVVVAYSSNYGESGDMMRFVRLDADGNFRAYSAARGSNTATEQWSAVADQCQVFGYCGNMGVCSYNGTAPVCGCPSQNFQLTDASKPRGGCTRKADLASCPGNSTMLQLDNTQFLTYPPEITTEQFFVGITACRLNCLSGSSCVASTALSDGSGLCFLKVSNFVSGYQSAALPSTSFVKVCYPPQPNPVPGSTTGAPSRGGPGVRAWVVAVVVLAVVSGLVLCEWALWWFFCRHSPKFGPASAQYALLEYASGAPVQFSYREMQRSTKGFKEKLGAGGFGAVYRGVLANRTVVAVKQLEGIEQGEKQFRMEVATISSTHHLNLVRLIGFCSEGRHRLLVYEFMKNGSLDAFLFGGDRDAPPPGGKMPWPTRFAVAVGTARGITYLHEECRDCIVHCDIKPENILLDEHFNAKVSDFGLAKLVNPKDHRHRTLTSVRGTRGYLAPEWLANLPITAKSDVYSYGMVLLETVSGRRNFDVSEETGRKKFSVWAYEEYERGNLAGIVDRRLPAEDLDMAQVERAVQVSFWCIQEQPAQRPSMGKVVQMLEGVMELERPPPPKSSDSFLSTTTATSAVSSSMVSTVVSSGAPVAPAPSPTLEQEMALGRSESARNRERVSRQLLSPQPYMTM